One Paraburkholderia kururiensis DNA window includes the following coding sequences:
- a CDS encoding sulfurtransferase — MSILNLASYHFVTLDKTAEWRPLMLDRCKALDLRGTILLAPEGINLFVAGTPDNARAFMDYLRHDPLFEGKFAGLQFKESLSEDRPFNRMLVRLKREIITMKKPAIQPELGRAPAVDARTLKAWLDRGHDDEGRPVVMLDTRNAFEVDVGTFDDALDYRIAKFSEFPAVIEAHRADLEGKTVVSFCTGGIRCEKAAIHMKEVGIEHVYQLEGGILKYFEEVGGAHYHGACFVFDHRTALDPALKPTDIAQCFACRTVVSPEDQRSPLYTPGKSCPACHPARANGGAQAGAHTAATAGERSQAA, encoded by the coding sequence ATGTCTATCCTGAATCTCGCTTCCTATCACTTCGTCACGCTCGACAAGACCGCCGAATGGCGCCCGCTCATGCTCGACCGCTGCAAGGCGCTCGACCTGCGCGGCACCATCCTGCTCGCGCCCGAAGGCATCAACCTGTTCGTCGCGGGCACGCCCGACAACGCGCGCGCGTTCATGGACTACCTTCGCCACGATCCGCTCTTCGAAGGCAAGTTCGCGGGCCTGCAATTCAAGGAAAGCCTTTCGGAGGACCGCCCGTTCAACCGCATGCTCGTGCGCCTCAAGCGCGAGATCATCACCATGAAGAAGCCGGCGATCCAGCCCGAGCTGGGTCGCGCGCCCGCCGTGGACGCCCGCACGCTGAAGGCGTGGCTCGATCGCGGCCACGACGACGAAGGCCGGCCGGTCGTGATGCTCGACACGCGCAACGCGTTCGAAGTGGACGTCGGCACGTTCGACGACGCACTCGACTACCGCATCGCGAAATTCAGCGAATTCCCCGCCGTGATCGAGGCGCATCGCGCCGACCTGGAAGGCAAGACCGTCGTGTCGTTCTGCACGGGCGGCATCCGCTGCGAGAAAGCCGCGATCCACATGAAGGAAGTGGGCATCGAGCACGTCTATCAGCTGGAAGGCGGCATCCTCAAGTACTTCGAGGAAGTGGGCGGCGCGCACTATCACGGAGCCTGCTTCGTGTTCGACCATCGCACGGCGCTCGACCCGGCGCTCAAGCCCACGGACATCGCGCAATGCTTCGCGTGCCGCACGGTGGTGAGCCCCGAAGACCAGCGCTCGCCGCTCTATACGCCGGGCAAGAGCTGTCCCGCTTGCCATCCGGCGCGCGCCAACGGCGGCGCTCAAGCCGGGGCGCACACGGCGGCGACTGCCGGCGAGCGTTCGCAGGCTGCTTGA
- the dnaE gene encoding DNA polymerase III subunit alpha, translated as MSRMSDPRFVHLRVHSEFSIADGIVRLDDIVAAAAKDGQGALALTDLGNAFGLVRFYKEARGKGVKPIAGCDVWITNPDDRDKPSRLLLLVKDRRGYLNLCELLTKAWLTNQYRGRAEVDAAWLDGGLAEGLLALSGAQHGDIGLALAAGNEEAAKRHAERWAKVFPNGFYIELQRGGHPGAEAYVQQAVALAVQLKLPVVATHAVQFMTPDDFTAHEARVCISEGDILANPRRPKRFTTEQYFRTQDEMAALFADIPSALANTVEIAKRCNLTLELGKPKLPLFPTPDGLSLDDYLVQLSKEGLEKRLVQLYPNEAEREQERERYYQRLDFECGTIIKMGFPGYFLIVADFINWAKNNGVPVGPGRGSGAGSLVAYALGITDLDPLRYNLLFERFLNPERVSMPDFDIDFCQHGRDRVIQYVKEKYGADAVSQIATFGTMAAKAAVRDIGRVLDLGYNFTDGVAKLIPFKPGKHVTIADAMKEEPLLQERNDNEDEVRQLLELAQRVEGLTRNVGMHAGGVLIAPGKLTDFCPLYTQGDESGVVSQYDKDDVEAVGLVKFDFLGLTTLTILDWAERYIRRLDPSKQNWSLAQVPLDDPASFSILKKANTVAVFQLESRGMQGMLKDAQPDRFEDIIALVALYRPGPMDLIPSFCARKHGREMVEYPDPRVEPVLKETYGIMVYQEQVMQMAQIIGGYSLGGADLLRRAMGKKKPEEMAQHREIFAEGAAKNGLSREKSDEIFDLMEKFAGYGFNKSHAAAYALLAYYTAWLKAHHPAEFMAANMSLAMDDTDKVKILFEDCIANGMTVLPPDVNHSAYRFEPVGEPDGKRAKTIRYGLGAIKGSGQNAIEEILRAREDGPFTDLFDFCARVDRRIVNRRTVEAMIRAGAFDELHANRAQLIASVPLAMEAAEQAAANALQAGLFDMGDAPSQGHELVDEPAWPEKRKLQEEKGALGFYLSGHLFDAYKDEVRRFVRLKIGELKEGRDRLIAGVIASLRTQMTQRGKMLIALLDDGTGQCEVTVFNEQFEAHKHLFKEDELLVVQGQARNDAFTGGIRFTAETVMDLERARSRYAQAVKVQMNGNADALALRRVLEAHCARADEAQAAAVLASAPAGRAGNGGPGRNGANGGSYGGNGGGYGGNGGGHSRGAPAPIPNGLAVQIVYRSDNAEGEVRLGDAWRVKPTDELLAALRGEFAGSSIEIVY; from the coding sequence ATGTCGCGCATGTCAGATCCCCGCTTCGTTCACCTCCGCGTCCACTCGGAATTCTCGATTGCCGACGGCATCGTGCGCCTCGACGACATCGTCGCGGCGGCGGCCAAAGACGGTCAGGGCGCACTCGCACTCACCGATCTCGGCAACGCATTCGGTCTTGTTCGTTTCTACAAGGAAGCCCGCGGCAAAGGGGTCAAACCCATTGCCGGCTGCGACGTCTGGATCACGAATCCGGACGACCGCGACAAGCCTTCGCGCCTCTTGCTGCTCGTAAAAGACCGGCGCGGTTACCTGAATCTTTGCGAGCTGCTCACGAAAGCGTGGCTCACGAACCAGTACCGTGGCCGCGCCGAAGTGGATGCGGCGTGGCTCGACGGCGGGCTTGCCGAAGGACTGCTTGCGCTGTCGGGCGCGCAGCACGGCGACATCGGGCTTGCGCTCGCCGCCGGCAACGAGGAAGCGGCGAAGCGGCATGCCGAGCGCTGGGCGAAGGTCTTTCCGAACGGCTTCTACATCGAACTGCAACGCGGCGGCCATCCCGGTGCCGAAGCGTACGTGCAGCAGGCGGTGGCGCTCGCGGTGCAACTGAAGCTGCCGGTGGTCGCCACGCACGCCGTGCAGTTCATGACGCCCGACGACTTCACGGCACACGAAGCGCGCGTCTGTATTTCGGAAGGCGACATCCTCGCGAATCCGCGCCGCCCGAAACGCTTCACCACCGAGCAGTACTTTCGCACCCAGGACGAGATGGCGGCGCTCTTCGCCGACATTCCGTCCGCGCTCGCCAACACCGTCGAAATCGCGAAGCGCTGCAACCTCACGCTCGAACTCGGCAAGCCGAAGCTGCCGCTCTTTCCGACGCCCGACGGTCTCTCGCTCGACGACTACCTCGTGCAGCTTTCGAAGGAAGGGCTCGAGAAGCGTCTCGTGCAGCTCTATCCGAACGAGGCCGAGCGCGAGCAGGAACGCGAGCGCTACTACCAGCGGCTCGATTTCGAGTGCGGAACCATCATCAAGATGGGCTTTCCGGGCTACTTCCTGATTGTTGCGGACTTCATCAACTGGGCCAAGAACAACGGCGTGCCGGTGGGGCCGGGCCGGGGTTCCGGCGCGGGTTCGCTCGTCGCTTACGCGCTCGGTATTACCGACCTCGATCCGCTGCGCTACAACCTGCTGTTCGAACGCTTCCTGAACCCGGAACGCGTGTCGATGCCCGACTTCGACATCGACTTCTGCCAGCACGGCCGCGACCGCGTGATCCAGTACGTGAAGGAAAAATACGGCGCGGACGCCGTCTCGCAGATCGCCACCTTCGGCACCATGGCGGCGAAGGCCGCGGTGCGCGACATCGGCCGCGTGCTCGACCTCGGCTACAACTTCACGGACGGCGTGGCGAAGCTCATTCCGTTCAAGCCCGGCAAGCACGTCACGATTGCCGACGCGATGAAGGAAGAGCCGCTCCTCCAGGAGCGCAACGACAACGAAGACGAAGTGCGCCAGCTGCTCGAACTCGCGCAGCGCGTCGAAGGCCTCACGCGTAACGTCGGCATGCACGCGGGCGGCGTGCTGATTGCGCCGGGCAAGCTCACCGACTTCTGTCCGCTCTACACGCAGGGCGATGAAAGCGGCGTGGTGAGCCAGTACGACAAGGACGACGTGGAAGCCGTCGGCCTCGTGAAGTTCGACTTTCTGGGCCTCACGACGCTGACCATTCTCGACTGGGCGGAGCGCTACATCCGCCGGCTCGATCCGTCAAAGCAGAACTGGTCGCTCGCGCAGGTGCCGCTCGACGACCCCGCGTCGTTCTCGATCCTCAAGAAGGCCAACACGGTTGCCGTGTTCCAGCTGGAAAGTCGCGGCATGCAGGGCATGCTGAAAGACGCCCAGCCCGACCGCTTCGAAGACATCATCGCGCTCGTGGCGCTGTACCGTCCCGGCCCGATGGACCTGATCCCCAGCTTCTGCGCGCGCAAGCACGGCCGCGAGATGGTGGAGTACCCGGACCCGCGCGTCGAGCCCGTCCTGAAAGAGACCTACGGGATCATGGTCTATCAGGAGCAGGTGATGCAGATGGCGCAGATCATCGGCGGCTACTCGCTCGGTGGCGCCGACCTGCTGCGTCGCGCGATGGGCAAGAAGAAGCCCGAAGAGATGGCGCAGCACCGCGAAATTTTCGCGGAGGGTGCGGCGAAGAACGGTCTCTCGCGCGAGAAGTCCGACGAAATCTTCGACTTGATGGAGAAGTTCGCGGGCTACGGCTTCAACAAGTCGCACGCCGCGGCCTACGCGCTGCTCGCGTACTACACCGCGTGGCTGAAGGCGCACCATCCCGCCGAATTCATGGCGGCCAACATGTCGCTCGCGATGGACGACACGGACAAGGTCAAGATCCTGTTCGAAGACTGCATCGCCAACGGCATGACGGTATTGCCGCCCGATGTCAACCACTCGGCCTATCGCTTCGAGCCGGTGGGCGAGCCCGACGGCAAGCGCGCGAAGACCATCCGCTACGGCCTCGGCGCCATCAAGGGCAGCGGCCAGAACGCAATCGAGGAAATTCTGCGGGCGCGCGAAGACGGTCCCTTCACCGACCTGTTCGACTTCTGCGCGCGCGTCGATCGCCGCATCGTCAATCGCCGCACCGTGGAGGCCATGATTCGCGCCGGCGCGTTCGATGAGCTGCACGCCAATCGCGCGCAGCTCATCGCGTCGGTGCCGCTCGCCATGGAAGCGGCCGAGCAGGCCGCCGCGAATGCCTTGCAGGCTGGCCTCTTCGACATGGGCGACGCCCCATCGCAAGGCCACGAACTCGTGGACGAGCCGGCGTGGCCCGAAAAGCGCAAGCTCCAGGAAGAGAAGGGCGCGCTGGGCTTCTATCTGTCCGGCCACCTCTTCGATGCCTACAAGGACGAGGTGCGCCGCTTCGTGCGGCTCAAGATCGGTGAACTGAAAGAGGGTCGCGACCGGCTGATTGCGGGCGTGATCGCGTCGCTGCGCACGCAGATGACCCAGCGCGGCAAGATGCTGATCGCGCTGCTGGACGACGGCACGGGCCAGTGCGAAGTGACGGTGTTCAACGAGCAGTTCGAGGCGCACAAGCACCTGTTCAAGGAAGACGAGCTGCTCGTCGTGCAAGGCCAGGCGCGCAACGACGCGTTCACGGGCGGCATCCGCTTCACGGCGGAGACGGTGATGGACCTGGAGCGCGCGCGCAGCCGCTATGCCCAGGCCGTGAAGGTGCAGATGAACGGCAATGCCGACGCGCTCGCGCTGCGTCGCGTGCTGGAGGCGCATTGCGCCCGTGCCGACGAGGCGCAGGCCGCGGCTGTGCTGGCATCGGCCCCCGCGGGCAGGGCCGGCAACGGCGGGCCGGGCCGCAATGGCGCGAACGGCGGAAGTTATGGAGGGAACGGTGGTGGCTACGGCGGCAACGGCGGCGGCCATTCCCGCGGAGCGCCTGCGCCCATTCCCAATGGTCTTGCCGTGCAGATCGTCTATCGCAGCGACAACGCCGAAGGCGAAGTGCGCCTCGGCGACGCGTGGCGCGTGAAGCCCACCGACGAACTGCTCGCGGCGCTGCGCGGCGAGTTCGCGGGAAGCTCGATCGAAATCGTTTATTGA